In a single window of the Arachis hypogaea cultivar Tifrunner chromosome 6, arahy.Tifrunner.gnm2.J5K5, whole genome shotgun sequence genome:
- the LOC112755982 gene encoding eukaryotic translation initiation factor 5 isoform X3 produces MGSENGDTVNYATVVREVKAYLKKGVAGKELQSHIAAFPVSAQEKMNALLEGLFDGVEKAFGKEATKRKNHLAAAVAGDDEGSQLLLLNAVEEFCYKKGE; encoded by the exons ATG GGTTCTGAGAATGGTGACACTGTGAACTATGCAACTGTGGTCAGGGAAGTGAAAGCATATTTGAAGAAAGGTGTTGCAGGGAAGGAATTGCAGTCACATATTGCTGCATTTCCTGTATCTGCTCAGGAGAAGATGAATGCACTTCTTGAAGGATTATTTGATGGCGTCGAAAAAGCGTTTGGAAaagaagctaccaagaggaagaatcACCTTGCTGCTGCAGTTGCTGGAGATGACGAGGGATCGCAGCTGTTATTGCTCAATGCTGTTGAGGAGTTCTGTTACAAGAAAG GGGAGTAG
- the LOC112755982 gene encoding eukaryotic translation initiation factor 5 isoform X1 has translation MGSENGDTVNYATVVREVKAYLKKGVAGKELQSHIAAFPVSAQEKMNALLEGLFDGVEKAFGKEATKRKNHLAAAVAGDDEGSQLLLLNAVEEFCYKKDIMDIAVQINYDSRSAQIQNCRSAQIQKKMSQIENKGSRCRFSNHRL, from the exons ATG GGTTCTGAGAATGGTGACACTGTGAACTATGCAACTGTGGTCAGGGAAGTGAAAGCATATTTGAAGAAAGGTGTTGCAGGGAAGGAATTGCAGTCACATATTGCTGCATTTCCTGTATCTGCTCAGGAGAAGATGAATGCACTTCTTGAAGGATTATTTGATGGCGTCGAAAAAGCGTTTGGAAaagaagctaccaagaggaagaatcACCTTGCTGCTGCAGTTGCTGGAGATGACGAGGGATCGCAGCTGTTATTGCTCAATGCTGTTGAGGAGTTCTGTTACAAGAAAG ACATTATGGATATAGCAGTTCAAATTAACTATGATAGCAGAAGTGCACAAATTCAGAATTGCAGAAGTgcacaaattcaaaagaaaatgagCCAAATTGAAAACAAG GGGAGTAGGTGCAGGTTCTCTAACCATAGGCTGTGA
- the LOC112755982 gene encoding eukaryotic translation initiation factor 5 isoform X2 codes for MGSENGDTVNYATVVREVKAYLKKGVAGKELQSHIAAFPVSAQEKMNALLEGLFDGVEKAFGKEATKRKNHLAAAVAGDDEGSQLLLLNAVEEFCYKKGSNALNEVARLLTVIVLSLLIFFTVVSFYFD; via the exons ATG GGTTCTGAGAATGGTGACACTGTGAACTATGCAACTGTGGTCAGGGAAGTGAAAGCATATTTGAAGAAAGGTGTTGCAGGGAAGGAATTGCAGTCACATATTGCTGCATTTCCTGTATCTGCTCAGGAGAAGATGAATGCACTTCTTGAAGGATTATTTGATGGCGTCGAAAAAGCGTTTGGAAaagaagctaccaagaggaagaatcACCTTGCTGCTGCAGTTGCTGGAGATGACGAGGGATCGCAGCTGTTATTGCTCAATGCTGTTGAGGAGTTCTGTTACAAGAAAGGTAGCAATGCGTTGAATGAGGTTGCACGTTTACTTACTGTTATTGTCCTCAGTTTGTTGATTTTCTTTACTGTTGTGtccttttattttgattaa
- the LOC112754230 gene encoding uncharacterized protein has protein sequence MKKERAPCPGVVRPRFKPRFKSNKRPCNKSKLDAVIQRLKLLKNIKARFKYNLDIYSSLLNKVVKYMTGRKSITQLSSDAAILMRGHPDLIDQFNKWIPRTRQDSCTLLSHHLAATHLENRDLQDEGDDEVSTDTDTDTDRDTEDWDWLKRSTKLGGCTDPYKVWKIWKKIKDRFKCDMEICESLRNKVDKYKDGRKSIIQLSSDVATLLRGHPDLIEEFRKWIPITPNEGSDEVSSDTSSFSSTDTDTDIYTDISSDAMD, from the exons ATGAAGAAGGAACGTGCACCATGTCCGGGTGTAGTACGGCCAAGATTTAAACCCAGATTTAAATCCAATAAACGTCCATGCAACAAAAGCAAGCTTGATGCGGTTATACAACGCCTTAAACTTTTGAAAAACATCAAG GCCCGATTCAAATACAATTTGGATATTTACAGCTCGCTTCTAAACAAAGTAGTAAAGTACATGACTGGAAGAAAGTCTATCACCCAACTGAGTTCAGAT GCTGCTATACTTATGCGGGGCCATCCAGATCTTATTGACCAGTTTAACAAATGGATTCCCCGTACTCGTCAAGATTCATGCACGTTACTCTCCCACCACTTGGCAGCAACACATTTGGAGAACCGTGATCTACAGGATGAGGGCGATGATGAAGTATCTACGGATACGGATACTGATACGGATCGTGATACTGAAGATTGGGACTGGTTGAAAAg GTCGACTAAGCTTGGTGGATGTACAGACCCCTATAAAGTTTGGAAAATTTGGAAAAAGATCAAG GATCGGTTTAAGTGCGATATGGAGATTTGCGAGTCGCTAAGAAATAAGGTGGACAAGTACAAAGATGGAAGAAAGTCTATCATCCAACTAAGTTCGGAC GTTGCTACACTTTTGCGGGGCCATCCCGATCTTATTGAGGAATTTCGCAAATGGATTCCCATCACTCCGAATGAGGGATCCGATGAAGTATCTAGCGATACCAGCAGCTTTAGTTCCACTGATACTGACACTGATATATACACTGATATATCTTCAGATGCCATGGATTAA